In the Alkaliphilus oremlandii OhILAs genome, one interval contains:
- a CDS encoding ATP-dependent metallopeptidase FtsH/Yme1/Tma family protein — protein sequence MKKFNMKNKIFIFTIILILLAPMVLVYHLKTKEPVQRFSYVEFMEKVQKEEVQSISISDSPDLEGVLKNGQNFVTDNPRLDDFKENMLVKNIEVKEEQGQYSSVQIILGLLLIISFATIAVYLSKNNSQQVSKEYDKMSNMDISTEKDSTIRFCNIAGNDEAKENIMELVDFIKNPQKYEKYGARMPKGIILYGPPGTGKTLMAKALASEAGVDFLAVSGSDFVQVYAGLGAGRIRSLFKNAKEKGKCVVFIDEIDAIGKKRDRGNIGGSDESDRTLNALLTEMSGFKGSEGIVVIAATNRLDTLDEALLRPGRFDRQIEIGLPDLNARYEILKLYSKNRPIGETLNLRAFAEQTVYFSGAKLENLMNEAAINAARENADAITEKHMDRAFYTVIAGDEKKDRSNIRSLDRKITAYHEAGHAVVTKLISPENKVTKVTIIPSTKGIGGFSMNIPPDKMYHTKIEMKNNIKIALAGRIVEELVFGSDNVTTGASNDIQKATEILVSMMKHFGMNEEIGMVNYDVLMGSYGSNDHSLVSTVKDEMKKIYDETKKLVEDHKVLIKVLAEELLEKETLSEEEINKCIENTR from the coding sequence GTGAAAAAATTTAATATGAAGAATAAAATATTCATTTTTACCATAATTTTAATTTTACTCGCACCAATGGTTCTCGTCTATCATTTGAAAACGAAAGAGCCAGTGCAACGATTTTCCTACGTTGAATTTATGGAGAAAGTCCAGAAAGAAGAGGTTCAATCCATTTCTATTTCAGATTCGCCAGATTTAGAAGGGGTACTGAAAAATGGACAGAATTTTGTAACGGACAATCCTAGGTTGGATGATTTTAAAGAAAATATGTTGGTCAAAAATATAGAAGTAAAAGAAGAACAAGGTCAGTACTCCAGTGTGCAGATTATTTTGGGTCTGCTATTGATTATTTCATTTGCTACCATTGCAGTTTATCTAAGCAAAAATAATTCTCAACAGGTTTCCAAGGAATATGACAAAATGTCCAACATGGACATTTCAACAGAAAAGGATTCTACAATTCGATTTTGCAATATTGCAGGAAATGATGAAGCAAAAGAAAATATTATGGAGCTTGTAGACTTTATAAAAAATCCACAAAAATATGAAAAATATGGTGCGAGAATGCCAAAGGGCATCATTCTATATGGTCCACCGGGAACGGGTAAAACCCTAATGGCTAAGGCCTTGGCAAGTGAAGCTGGCGTAGATTTTCTAGCCGTATCCGGTTCAGACTTTGTGCAGGTCTATGCTGGACTAGGTGCAGGTAGAATTCGCTCACTGTTTAAAAATGCTAAGGAAAAAGGGAAATGTGTAGTATTCATAGACGAGATCGATGCCATTGGAAAGAAAAGAGATCGTGGCAATATAGGCGGTAGTGATGAGTCTGATCGAACGCTGAATGCACTTTTAACAGAAATGTCGGGCTTTAAAGGTAGCGAGGGGATTGTGGTTATTGCCGCTACCAATCGATTGGATACACTGGATGAGGCTCTTTTAAGGCCAGGAAGATTTGATCGACAGATAGAGATTGGACTTCCCGATCTCAATGCAAGATATGAGATTCTAAAGCTTTACAGTAAAAATAGACCTATTGGAGAAACCTTGAATCTAAGAGCTTTTGCAGAGCAAACGGTATATTTTAGCGGTGCAAAGCTAGAAAATCTTATGAATGAGGCTGCGATTAATGCTGCTAGAGAAAATGCGGATGCGATTACAGAAAAACATATGGATCGAGCATTCTATACCGTCATTGCAGGAGATGAGAAAAAAGATCGAAGCAATATCCGAAGCCTAGATAGAAAAATTACAGCCTACCATGAGGCAGGACATGCCGTTGTTACGAAGCTCATCTCCCCTGAAAATAAGGTTACAAAAGTGACGATTATTCCGAGTACGAAGGGCATCGGTGGTTTTAGCATGAATATTCCTCCTGATAAAATGTATCATACAAAAATAGAAATGAAAAATAATATTAAAATTGCATTGGCAGGTAGGATTGTAGAGGAATTAGTATTTGGTAGTGATAATGTGACCACAGGTGCAAGTAATGATATACAAAAAGCCACTGAAATATTAGTCTCCATGATGAAGCATTTTGGAATGAATGAAGAAATCGGTATGGTGAACTACGATGTTTTAATGGGTTCTTATGGAAGTAATGACCACAGCCTTGTATCTACAGTGAAAGATGAAATGAAAAAGATATACGATGAAACTAAAAAGTTGGTGGAAGACCATAAAGTCCTAATCAAAGTTTTAGCGGAGGAGCTTTTGGAAAAGGAGACCTTAAGCGAGGAAGAAATAAATAAATGCATTGAAAATACACGATAA